AGGGGATGAAGTTTTGTTAAAAGAAAAATACAGTTTGCAGGATTTGTTAGAGATTATGTCGTTGTTAAGGAGTGAAAAGGGGTGTCCATGGGATAGAGAGCAAACCCACGAGAGTTTAAAAAAGTACCTTCTTGAAGAAACTTATGAAGTACTTGAAGCTATAGATTTAAAGGATAAAGATAAGTTGTGTGAAGAGTTGGGGGATGTCCTTTTACAGGTTGTATTCCATTCGCAAATAGCGCAAGAGGAAGGACAATTTAATATAGACGATGTCATAACGGGAATATGCAGGAAGATTATACTACGGCATACCCATGTTTTTGGCAGGGATACAGCTTATACTCCGGATGAAGTGGTACATAACTGGGAAACTATAAAGAAAAAAGAAAAGGGAATTACAACTCAAACAGAGGTTCTAAAAGAAATCCCACAAAACCTTCCTGCATTAATAAGAAGCTGGAAAGTACAGCAGAAAGCTGCCCAGGTTGGATTTGATTGGGACGATATAGAAGATGTATTTAATAAGGTTTATGAGGAAATACAGGAATTAAAGGATGTATATAATAGTAAAAATGTGGAAAGAATAAATGATGAAGTAGGAGATGTGTTTTTTGCTTTAGTTAATTTAGCGAGGTTTTTGCAAGTACAACCGGAGCTTGCCTTAACACATACTGTACAGAAGTTTATAGAAAGGTTTGAATACATCGAAAGGGAAAGTATTAAGGCAGGGAGAAAGCTAGAAGATATGACACTTGCAGAAATGGACCAATTATGGAATGAAGCAAAAAAGAATCTTCATAAAAATAAAAGCGATTTATAAAAACCATATTAAAAAGG
This is a stretch of genomic DNA from Bacillota bacterium. It encodes these proteins:
- the mazG gene encoding nucleoside triphosphate pyrophosphohydrolase — protein: MLKEKYSLQDLLEIMSLLRSEKGCPWDREQTHESLKKYLLEETYEVLEAIDLKDKDKLCEELGDVLLQVVFHSQIAQEEGQFNIDDVITGICRKIILRHTHVFGRDTAYTPDEVVHNWETIKKKEKGITTQTEVLKEIPQNLPALIRSWKVQQKAAQVGFDWDDIEDVFNKVYEEIQELKDVYNSKNVERINDEVGDVFFALVNLARFLQVQPELALTHTVQKFIERFEYIERESIKAGRKLEDMTLAEMDQLWNEAKKNLHKNKSDL